tttccttccttttgctgTGCTATATTCATGTCGTCGTCGCAGCATTTGTTGACCTCATCGATGCAGCAGTCTTTGCACCAGGTGTCGCTCTCCGCACAGGCGGTGAAGCATTCCTGGAAGGGACGCTGGCAGGACGTGGAGCACCGGCAGCACATCACCGTGGAGGAATAGCACACCATGCGGCACACTAGATTAGGCAGCCGTCGCCTCCTGCACTCTGTAATGCAGGCAGGCTGAAGCACCTCAGCGCACACTTGTGAGCAGCTGAAGTGGTGCCAGGTAATGTATATGGTCAGTGCACGTGCAGGGACATAATTTTTTGAGATCTTTCACTTGAATGTGATTACACTTGTGTTAAAGGATTGAACAAGAGGATGAAAATGTGTGGTATGTCCTTATCCATACAACAGGTTCTAAGCTCTAACTTCTCTCAGTCACGAGTAATATTGCTATCTCTAATCACTTTCCGGGAGGCGTATTTCATATCTCTGCATGCATGGGTGGAGGAGTGTCTGAAGCAAATCACCGCTGTCCAGCCTCATGACGTCACATTTAGGTGGAGTCTGAGTTATTGCTGAAGTATAAACATATTCTTTTTATACAATGGGAGTATTGTATTGATACCTGGGAAATATGCCTCTAGGACAGCAACAGCTGGAGACCATGACTCCATCATAtgaacttcacacacacacacacacacacacacacacacacaagatttatacattatcaGTGCTCTTGGGAACccagctaattatctctgtggtctttgaaaacagccgtggtgagagagcgaaacgtttcagaatacgagccaCACACCTATGGTCGCTCCTAGACAGGGAGTCAAGGACGGCAGCGGAGATGGACTGAAGTGCTTGGCGCAGTTCAGCAGAGGAGTTCCTGCGGCCACCTTTCACCTGGGGGTCTCCTGAGGTTGCCTAGTGTGGGGCGGTAAGGAAGTCATTACGATACGCACCGCAGATATAAAGTCCATATTAAAAAACACCTCTGCCCCGCatctttcaaaaggctctacgtGAAGCTACACGGTTTTCTTAAGGATGCTTCTATGAtcctggtgacagattaacaagatttctacattattaaccaaagaaacactcgtgagaacccggaAAACAGTCGaggggagagcaaagcgtttctgaatacaaacATAAGTGAGCAACTGAGCGGGTGAACAGGTCAGCACTGCAGAATCTGAACATAATTTCTAGCCTCACCTGCTGGTCAGTCCAAGTCGCCGTCACTGCCAttaccgccaccatcatcaccatcattacctgtGCGGGGAGTTAATTAGTCTAAACAGGTGGGTTGTCATTAACGTTcactctcctgctgctgctgaatCATATTTCACTACAACAGTTAATCCCATAAGTGTATGTGTAAACCTCCATTCTTATAGCTGTTTGTTTTGTACTacatgaatttatttttttgtgatttggATCCAATATAAGTATTTATGCGTATGTCTCGACTTATCTGCATTATTAACACATCGACTTTATATCAACTGATTTTCACGTATTACTGAaactatttttatctatttatctaaatAACTAAGTCTGTTGCAAGGAGACTGAAACTAAAACAAGAAATtttcaaccacacacacacacacacacacacacacacacagactgaaactaaaacaagaaattttcaaccacacacacacacacacacacacacacacacacacacacacacacagagagagagagagagagagagagagagagagagagagagagagagagagagagagagagagagagagagagagagagagaattagtattTCAATTAATGCAAACATACACAGATATTAGGACATAATACATAACAAAATTAACGCTTTCCGTCCCATGTAAATATCAACACTGGAGATGAGTGTTCGTGTCTCACTAGCTCACagtttgttttatagtttattgATATAGTGAATTACAGAATgcgtgtgaaggagggagaggtgggataGAAAGGGaatgggatgaaaaaaaaaaaaaaaaagcaacagaagGACAGTGGAAGAAAGTTTTCGGGGGCGTCAAAGTTGTTTATCCCCACCACTTACCCGTGGGACAGTGCGTGCGTCCATCGCTGGGCGGGGTCGTCGTGGGAGTAGCGGAGAGACACGGCCTGGTCCAGTCCCCGACACACGTACTCCAACACTTCCCCTTCAGTTGCCATTGAACCTTTTGATTCCATACACCAGGATCCACGGCTTATGTTCCAACTAcgaggtctttttttttttctttaatattcttcCATGCCGTAGAGTGGTGGTAATCTTATACAGGTGACAGAGACCATTATTACAACGCGGTGGTAGAAGTGCGTGGCAAGCATGCGTCTCGGGGCCTAACAGGTGAAAGTTTTGGTAGCCTGGTAACAAGCACGTGGCTAGCACACATACCACGAGATAACACTGTACCCTGAGGGGAAGTGTGAGGCTCGTTGGCTGTAATAAAACAATTGTCCATGAATTATATGGAAAATATATTCATGGAACATTCAATTGAAAACATACTCGTACTTCTAACAGAAACTGTAATTCTAGAATATGATGCTTGTGACTTTCTTATAGATAAAACCCTCATACAAAAATACACCAACTCTATTCCTACATGGTCACTCGGTCTCGCACACTGTTCACTGGCAATGACTTATCCCCCGACAGGAGAGATGGGCCTCAGGTCTTCATGGCGGCACAAATAACGTGTATTCAGTAGCTGTGTTAGCTGCCTCGTGCCTCCAAGGACACCGGTGTGTTTCTGTGATTCAAACTAATTAAAGGGACTGGTAGACGAATACTTGGGACTTGGTATAAGGCAAGAACATAGCAGTGCCTAACAGGACACGTGGAATAATGTTCAGGTGCATTATAACGATCATAATCTACTATACTTTGGCaacaatatataaacaaaataaaaattttaacgACATATAACTTAAACTGAGTGATGATCAATCTTGCCTAAAGGAAAATATGACTTAGGTGAGTTAAGCCTGGAAAAAACTCGACGAGAAGAGACAAACAAGGAAGTCATCAGGCCAAAAGCGTCATTCCAGTCACACTTGTGCCTATTAATCATCTACACTCGTGCAAGGATCAAAGGctcttgttgtagttgttgcgaGCCTGCAGGGAAACTTCGTGCGTGGGTGGGGACGTGTCAGAGATGAGGTTTGAAGGCTCTTCTGTGGCAGGGCCTGAGGGACAGTCCTCGTCGCTGCTATCATCGAAGTTGTACTCATAGGGCTGGCCAGGCTTCAGCACTTCCCCGCCCTTCTCCTCCCACTCGCTGAAGGAGCCGCGGTAGATTCTGCAGAATGAAAAATGTACGTCTTGGTGTTGTTCAAGACGGGGAGTTAAGCAGCGCTATGAGAAAATCACAGGCTTCATAGCACTGCGCAGTGAAAAGTGTAAGGTGAAGTAAGGAGAATGagcgttatatatatattccttttatatattctatataatactttcatctctctctctctctctctctctctctctctctctctctctctctctctctctctctctctctctctctctctccattttcttgtttgtgtctgtttgtccatctgtttatctgtctgcccCTTTTAGATGCCTGTATTAACACAAGTGCCTGGCGGTAAGCAGACCCACCTGTGTCTCTTGTAGCCTTTGGACTGCAGCAGATCGCAGGCCGCCTTGGAGCGGATGCCAGACTTACAGCACACCACTAAGTCATCCTCGCAAGCTGGCTTCTCAAAACCGTACCTCGCCTTGAAACTCTCCGGGTCTAGGTCACATGCCAACTTGATCTCTGTGACTGAGTTGACATTAACATTATCGCTACCGCATGTAACAGTCAGTACTATAGCAGCATGTCAAATCAAGAGCGTTATGTTATGTACATTGTAGAGAGAGATTTGTTCTGTTTATCATGTCAGTCTGGCATGGCTGTGCTGCCTCGGCCGTACCTGGAATGCAGTGGGAACCTGGAATCTGGCCGCACGCCTCGATCTCGTTACGGTTACGTACATCGATGATTGTTCTCTCCTTATACGAGGAAGAAAGCTCCTCGTAGGTAATGTctgggagaggaaatggaactATAAAATTCTGAATACATATATCTGGAACAGTGAAATGGTTGATATAATTAATGTTCAGTGGTGTACACGAAACATTAGTTGACATGATAACCTCGAGTACCCGCCACAAAGAATCTAACCAAGGTATCTTATCGTGCAGTGACGAAACAGTGATACCAGATCACGTCTGTCGCCTGGGGGGGTGCAAAGGTATGTTCGATTTTCTTTGTTGGTAAATGTCGGCCaagaaatatcaaataaaactaaataactaaataagtgaataaataataataataataataataataataataataataataataataataataacaataataatgataatagtaataataataatggtaatagtagtaatagtagtagtagcagcagtggtagtagtagtagtagtagtagtagaaataatgataataataataataataataataataataataataataataataataataataataataataataataataataacatcaatgaTAATAAATCGTAGTCCAAGAAGCACGCAGTACTGCACCAACATACGAAACACACTAAGTAATGGTAATACAAATAATTAGATGAAGGATCACCACCACGCAGCATAGGAAAACTTCAATTAGTCTTGGTATTAACAAGACGAGGAACTGAGCTACGTATTCTGAGTGCAGCTTCATGAATCGTGCaagaagacttttttttctttttttttatagccctGGAATAGTTCAAGGACATGCCAGTACACGTGATTATTGATTGTTTGTGACTCGTGAGCTGAAGAGTCATGGGATATGTAGTGATAAGGTCCGAAACACTGTAAAAGGTCTGAAACTATGAAGTGGTTGGGGAGAGAATGTTGAATAGACTTgtaattctttcaagagggaagtctcaactctcaagacacttctccttTTGGCTCCTTTTTCTTTgcggactggcacctcagtgggcctttatatatatatatatatatatatatatatatatatatatatatatatatatatatatatatatatatatatatatatacatatatatttttttttttttttttttttttttttttgcttttgacCAGTATATCTCTCTTACATAAAGTCTGAACGAGTGAAGCTTTGTGATAAGTAAGTATTGTATAGGTGAAAATCATGTTCCATATCTTAGAGGTATAATGGAAGCTGCATGGTATTACTGAACGAAACTTCACTAAGAGCATCTAAGCCAGTGGTTTTCAACCTTTTGCAAGCTGGGCCCCCCACAAAGCTGGTTCAGTGCTGTTGGGGCACCCCTCCTCTCTGCGCCACCCACTCAACCCTCTCCCCAACTATGccaccatagatagatagactgaatcagataaattagataaatagatagatagatagatagccatTGGCTAGGCTATTTTTGTATTGCCCcagactattattattgttattattttctttttccctcccgtcCTGTGGTGCCCCCCCTCCCCCGCGGGGGAGAGCATTTGCGCCCCCCCCCCAAGGGAGGCGCGCCCACTCTCGGTTGAGAACCATTGATCTAAGCAGACGAAGCAAGATGAGTAGACGAGTGCCTCCTGTATCTTAGGGGCCACACGAAAGTTACATGGTATTACTAAGCGAGATTTCACTGAGGATCTGCCAAGACTGGGTAAGAGAGTGAACCAAGTGGACGGGTGCCGGAGTGCAAGGACGACAGCGCCTCGTCTCTGAATCCGTCGGGTGCAGCGCCGCCACTTGGGCGACACACACCCACCCGTCATACCCAGTGACCTCGTGTAGGGGCCGTGACCTATATTCATTGTCATGCATAATTTAATTTccttacacactcacacagtaaGAACTTTTCTGACTAAAGATCGTACCACAAGGGATCCAACACTGCCTCATCACTATCaaaacatgcatacacacacaccaagatgTTTGGATCTTGATACATGCATACATGTAGGTACAGTACGTATATTTATGGCACGGGGACGAGGACAAAGTAGTGCCATCACTACTAGTAGCACAGCTGAGTGTTTACTCCGTGTGTGGCTCTGACCTACAATCAAataagtctgaaaaaaaaaaaaaagaccttgaGACTATAAAGGATAAGATATGAGAGTGGTACATTTCAAATTCCTCAAAGCAACACTGCTCGTGTATACTGTGCAGAAAACAGAGGTGAAGTATGATGTTGATGGCTTCCTATGTAGGTCACACGGGTCCTAAGTGCCGTGTGCCAGTCAAAGCTGAAATAACAAGTGCATCATCACAACCCAGATTCTGTTGCAAGCTGATTACTTAAACCATaccaacaaaataacaataaataccCTTACTAAAGATAGAGTTATGTCAAGTTTTAGCACGGTAGTTTCCCGCTTGGAACAAACCTTTGTGATTTATCTCCATCCTGAGCAACACAACCTGTGGCGCCAGACCTGCTGCTCCTCACCCACTAAGGTCTACACCAGCACTGGGCCGAGGCCGAGTGACGTTGTACCCGAGAGAGCTGGCACGTCTCACTGTGGTGTGGTGGCTGCGCATTTATCAGCAGCGCTCTTCGCTCCCTCATTGTGGGGCTTTCTTTTAGTTTGCTCAGCGGATGACGGGTCTCTTAATAATGGAAGGTGATCGTGCGAGGTATTGAGCTGAACAACAGTGCTTTATGTTAGACTCTATATTATATCCTTAAATTTGCAGGGCCTTGAGTCACATACAGAGAGTGCTATACTTGCCAtcaatttatctccttttcaCGCTGTATGGGTAGTCGTCCTCCACAAAACCGCTCAACCCCTAATGTGGCATGgtatctgatatatatatatatatatatatatatatatatatatatatatatatatatatatatatatatatatatatatatatatatatatatatatatatttttttttttttcttttcttttctcttcctgatAATACTGAATTTATGTCGGAGCTGCATGACTATAAAAGTCGAACAGTATTATAATTGCAGTATACATATGTTTGACTATACGTTCAGAGATAACTTTTGTTGGGTGGTTCCTTTCCTGTCAACTTCACCTGTAAGCTTTTGCTGTtctgctttcctccttcccttaatattctgactttttttttcccccttcaatTTACTTGAACAACATAGGTAAGGAGATATGCTATGTTAATAGTATATCTCCAGGAGGTACCTCATTATGCTGCGCCATTCTGCATTATGCTACAGCTACTTGGCACTATGAATTGTGTGTAAACATCATGTGACAGAAAACGCAGCGGAAAAGAAAGCACAAGGACACTTCTCCCCAAGGACACACTGGCATTAAAGAAGACGGTACCAATAAAtgccataaaaagaaaaaaaaattactccaGTCAAAATATGTATTTCAGGCTACCATTTATACTGTCTTTCGTCTtcgctcgtctctctctctctctctctctctctctctctctctctctctctctctctctctctctgcagttgattcttttatttttaatttcagTACGTAATAGAAACTTgaaaaagacgtaaaaaaaaagataaataaataaataaaaatggccATTCATGATATTGTTCACACCTCTGTTTATTCCATGGACGAGCTTTTGAATAATGCATGAACAGCTCCCTTGATCAGTGTACACATCACAAGAGGCGATGATTTCATCATGTGCGGCTTTTCCTGGAGAGTGACGACGCAATATCAACAAGATTATCAGATATCGCAAGCTTTGTATTACTGTAATCCCCATTTATTTCATCGAACTCGTTCTTTCTTTAGATAAGATTACAAGACAGAATTGGCATATGGGTGCAAACAATGTATCGTTAATGATAAGAACGGCCAAGGTCAGTGTAGCGCAAAGCATGTACGTAGTCTGCAATAGTGGCTCTCAAACTTTGTTGCTTATTGGCTCACCAAAGGTACTACTGGGAAAAAACTCTCACCTGGTATAAAAActccataaagaaaaaaaaaaataatctggtGAACTATTTTGTCAGCATAGAAGTGTTAATCCtctggtaaaagaaaaaaaagttttgcgttttcatcactcaggcttaCAGCTGAATGCGCACCAGTCCCGACTCAATATAATGCAGGTCTACTAAAAGGCACGAATTTAAGAACACATACCCGTCTAGGAAAATTAAGCGACAGATTTCGGTAACAGTCACGGGGCAGACAGCGAATCACTTATCTACGCATAACTTCAGATGTAGCGTCTCCGGTATTTTGAAGCACTTTTACGTCATCATAGGATTTTCAGAGACTTAATTGGGTTCTCATCGATGTACtcgtatctttctttctccttgaaaaaaaaaaaaaaaaaaaagactatatgtaactggaatcatgaaaacacctttgagaaCCACTATTAACCTCCTTCGTGACCTGAAATCCCTTGAAAACATTTACTTCCACTGCAGTCAGAAACATTTATGAAAACTACAATAACTTCCCTTGCTGCCTGAAAACAAGTTTGGAAACTACAGTAAGTTCCTATGCGGTCTGAAGAGACTCTTGAAAACCACATTAACTTCCTTTGCAAAAACCACATTAACTTCCTTTGCAGTctgaaaacactcatgaaaaccacagtaacttacTTTGCAGcctgaaaacactcttaaaaatcacATTATGCAgcctgaaaacagtcagttccTTCGCGACCTGAAAACACTTGAAGATCACAGTAACTACCTTTGTAacctgaaaacacccttgaaaacgacAGTAACTTCATTTAcagcttgaaaacactcatgGAAATCACAGTAACTTTCTTTGCTACCTGAAAACATTTTTGAAAACCACAGTGGTTTCCTAtgtagtttgaaaaaaaaaaaataaataaataaaaataaataaataaatataaataaataaatggaaaaaaaataaataaaataaaaagaacatggaAGACCAGTAATTTTCCTTGCAGcctgaaaacactcttgaaaacccagaGTAACTTCCCTTGTAACTTACTGAAAGTGGTAGATAATACACAGAAACTTTTAAAGTGCTACATCAGATCATCATACAAAGAACGGGGTCACACTTGCGATACTCAAGACTATATTGTGTGCCGTAAAAATGAagctacattattattattattattattattattagtagtagtagtagtagtagtagtagtagtagtaatagtagtagtagtagtagtagtagtactatgatgatgatatttgtttatttaattacgTCTTTCTGATTACACAAAtacttttctcaatttttctttcaGGAACATAGCAACAATAAGACAAAAGAACGATAATGgagcaacaaaaagaaaggtaagaaaataaagccATGTTAAAAAGAAGCAACTAGTTTTATCTAAATATAGAACTAGAACGTGCATGTGATGAGTATGTTAATTACTTCACTTTGATATTCAGTTCGAAATTATCATGAGTTCTGTCAATAAAATGTTTCATACTACTAGTAATAGAATCGTCCACATCGTGGTTCTCTCTCAATCGTGGCGGAGTAATCACAAATCGACAAATCCAGCGATAACCTGATTTATAAGCCTGCCCTGTGACGACGCCTGCTTGAGATTCCGCCAGTactattcatgtattttcagGCTGCTtgtccttactactactacttactactactactactactactactactactaataataataataataatggttatttattatcattattaatactgccaccactactgctataactattaccactactacaactacaacagtGAGTGGTCAAGAATACACAGCGTagataaataacactttaataGCACTCGTGCTACAGTACTGGTCCCCAAAAAACAAGTGCAAAAATAGTTATttagaacaaacacacaaacatgttctcattttctccttgtccttcttcaggacaacatcctctctctctctctctctctctctcagacacacacacacacacacacacacccacactcacaaacacactgacaaatattccttttccttgtttccttctacTTCCTCATTTCTTGATCTTCTACAGTATAacaacctctctctttctccattgctcactcactcagacactcacaaatatattctctctctctctctctctctctctctctctctctctctcacacacacacacacacacacaccctctctctcaccccctcatACCAGCTTCTTAGCCTCAAAGAATTTTCTGAGGTGCCTCATTTGCCACCAGCCCATggccagcagcaccaccacctgcccCACTGCCCACCACAATACTTGCCGGC
This genomic interval from Scylla paramamosain isolate STU-SP2022 chromosome 7, ASM3559412v1, whole genome shotgun sequence contains the following:
- the LOC135102100 gene encoding uncharacterized protein LOC135102100 isoform X1; the protein is MDARTVPRVMMVMMVAVMAVTATWTDQQATSGDPQVKGGRRNSSAELRQALQSISAAVLDSLSRSDHSCSQVCAEVLQPACITECRRRRLPNLVCRMVCYSSTVMCCRCSTSCQRPFQECFTACAESDTWCKDCCIDEVNKCCDDDMNIAQQKEGNVDGE
- the LOC135102100 gene encoding uncharacterized protein LOC135102100 isoform X2, whose translation is MDARTVPRVMMVMMVAVMAVTATWTDQQATSGDPQVKGGRRNSSAELRQALQSISAAVLDSLSRSDHRVQEATAA
- the LOC135102099 gene encoding rhodanese domain-containing protein CG4456-like, which codes for MEINHKDITYEELSSSYKERTIIDVRNRNEIEACGQIPGSHCIPVTEIKLACDLDPESFKARYGFEKPACEDDLVVCCKSGIRSKAACDLLQSKGYKRHRIYRGSFSEWEEKGGEVLKPGQPYEYNFDDSSDEDCPSGPATEEPSNLISDTSPPTHEVSLQARNNYNKSL